The sequence CTCTGTTTCTTTCACAGCCAGCAGTTCATCCAGGATTTTGATATGCTCATCGGTGAGCTCCTGGAAATTGTCCATGGCGCGATGCAGGTTGTCCTCGGAGATATTATGGCTTTTCGCCAGCTGCTTGAGTTCATTATTGGCATCGCGGCGCACATTGCGCACTGATACTTTGCCTTCTTCTACCACCTGGTGGGCGACCTTTACCAACTCCTTGCGGCGTTCCTCGGTGAGTTCGGGTATCGGTAATCGGATGACATTGCCGTCTGTGGCGGGATTAAGTCCCAGGTCAGCCAGTTGAATAGCCTTCACAATATTGTTGACCTGAGTTTTGTCGTACGGTTCGATCACCAACAACCTGGGCTCGGGTGCCGAGATATTGGCCATATTCCTCAGGGGCTGGTGGCTGCCGTAATATTCAACCCGCACATGATCCACCATCCTGGGATTAGCACGTCCGGTTCGCAGGGTAGCTAATTCCTGGTGCACATGCTCAATGGCCTGGTCCATGCGGTCTCTTGCATTGGCGTGCAATTCATTGATCATGACGCTTCCCCCATTACGATAGTTCCGACAGGAGCACCGGTAGCGACTTTCAGCATATTGCCGTCCTGCTGAATATTAAACACCACAATGGGGAGTTGGTTTTCCATGCATAAGGTAACAGCCGTGAGGTCCATAACACGTAATTTTTTCGCTAATACCTCCTCGTACGTAAGACGGTCAAACTTCTTCGCCTGGGGATTGGTAGCAGGATCGACATCGTAGACCCCATCTACTTTGGTACCCTTCATAATTACGCTGGCACCAATTTCGATGCCCCGGAGGACCGCTGCGGTGTCAGTGGAAAAGTAGGGATTGCCCGTGCCGCCGGCACAGATAACCACCCGATTCTTTTCCAGATGTCGTATGGCGTACCTACGGATATAGGGTTCAGCCAATTGTGTAATGGAAAT comes from Candidatus Neomarinimicrobiota bacterium and encodes:
- the frr gene encoding ribosome recycling factor, coding for MINELHANARDRMDQAIEHVHQELATLRTGRANPRMVDHVRVEYYGSHQPLRNMANISAPEPRLLVIEPYDKTQVNNIVKAIQLADLGLNPATDGNVIRLPIPELTEERRKELVKVAHQVVEEGKVSVRNVRRDANNELKQLAKSHNISEDNLHRAMDNFQELTDEHIKILDELLAVKETEIMSD
- the pyrH gene encoding UMP kinase, with translation MARSPHSRVLLKMSGEILAGKQGWGIDPTKVNDLARQVKSVVDEGIQVGIVIGGGNFFRGLAVEAKGLDRVSGDYLGMLGTVMNSVAFQNALEKIGLDTRILSAISITQLAEPYIRRYAIRHLEKNRVVICAGGTGNPYFSTDTAAVLRGIEIGASVIMKGTKVDGVYDVDPATNPQAKKFDRLTYEEVLAKKLRVMDLTAVTLCMENQLPIVVFNIQQDGNMLKVATGAPVGTIVMGEAS